The Litoribacterium kuwaitense genome includes a window with the following:
- the qoxC gene encoding cytochrome aa3 quinol oxidase subunit III → MEYQSETGRLNILGFWIFIGAEFALFSTLFAAYFVLINRTAGYITPGELFDLKLVLIMTFLLLTSSFTCGMAVHEMRNHNVKRMMIWLAITLLLGLGFVGYEIYEFVHYASEGATLSTSAYWSAFFVLLGTHGLHVSIGIIWIIGIMIQIKKRGLTPKTSSKVFVSSLYWHFLDVVWIFIFTGVYLLGMVS, encoded by the coding sequence ATGGAGTATCAATCCGAGACCGGGCGCTTAAATATCCTCGGTTTCTGGATCTTTATCGGTGCAGAGTTTGCCTTGTTTTCAACGCTCTTTGCTGCTTACTTTGTGCTTATTAACCGGACCGCTGGATATATCACGCCAGGTGAATTGTTTGATTTGAAGCTCGTTTTAATTATGACCTTCCTACTGCTAACTAGCTCGTTTACGTGTGGGATGGCTGTTCATGAAATGCGAAATCATAATGTGAAACGCATGATGATTTGGCTAGCCATTACACTTCTTCTTGGCTTAGGATTTGTCGGTTATGAAATTTATGAGTTTGTTCACTATGCAAGCGAAGGTGCAACGCTTTCCACAAGTGCTTATTGGTCTGCCTTTTTTGTTCTGCTTGGTACGCATGGGTTGCACGTAAGTATCGGGATCATTTGGATCATCGGAATTATGATCCAAATTAAGAAGCGTGGCTTGACACCAAAGACGTCATCAAAAGTGTTTGTTTCCAGCCTATACTGGCATTTCTTGGACGTTGTCTGGATTTTCATTTTTACAGGTGTCTACCTGTTGGGGATGGTGAGTTAA
- the qoxD gene encoding cytochrome aa3 quinol oxidase subunit IV: MEQTNTVTKKSHFPWKHIIGFVLSIVFTLAAVWVSFGTDLSLDAKVWAIFIFAFIQAGLQLFLFMHVSEGKAGAIQVGNLLFAIFITLVIVVGSIWVLNFGVHLHHHM; this comes from the coding sequence GTGGAACAAACAAACACTGTAACTAAAAAAAGTCATTTCCCATGGAAACACATCATTGGCTTTGTCTTATCAATTGTATTTACGCTTGCAGCAGTCTGGGTGAGCTTTGGAACAGATTTGAGTCTTGATGCAAAGGTTTGGGCGATTTTTATCTTTGCTTTTATTCAAGCCGGTCTGCAATTGTTTCTCTTCATGCACGTCAGTGAAGGAAAAGCAGGGGCCATTCAAGTCGGAAACTTACTTTTTGCCATCTTTATCACGCTCGTGATTGTCGTTGGCTCGATTTGGGTGCTGAATTTCGGTGTACACTTGCATCATCATATGTAA
- the qoxB gene encoding cytochrome aa3 quinol oxidase subunit I, whose translation MNLRWDEFIVTGDPLILGAQISIVLVSIALVFGLTYFKKWGWLWRDWITSVDHKKIGIMYIIAALLMLFRGGVDALLMRIQLAAPEMEFLSAQHYNEIFTTHGTIMIIFMAMPFLIGLMNVVVPLQIGARDVAFPFLNNLSFWTFFVGAMLFNISFVVGGSPSAGWTSYVPMAGNELSPGPGQNYYLLGLQISGIGTLLTGINFIVTILKMRTKGMTLFRMPMFTWTTLITSLIITFAFPVLTVSLALMTFDRLFGTHFFTLADGGMPMLWANLFWIWGHPEVYIVILPAFGIFSEIITTFARKTLFGYKAMVGSVVIISCLSFLVWVHHFYTMGSGAAVNSFFSITTMMISIPTGVKIFNWLFTMYKGRISFKQPMLWSIAFIPNFVIGGVTGVMLAMAAADYQYHNTYFLVSHFHYVLIAGTVFACFAGLVFWYPKMFGHKLNEKIGQWAFWLFMIGFNVCFFPQYFLGLDGMPRRTFSYLPEEGWFSLNFISTVGAFVMGLGFLIFVYNVYYSFRHSARETSGDCWGSGRTLEWATSSAIPPFYNFAVLPEVRTIDPYWHMKEDGQESQKEEDYKPIHMPSNTGLGFIMSVFLGISGFGLVFEWYWIGLVGVILTFACMIYRSFQQDDGYYVPVEKIKETERHASV comes from the coding sequence GTGAATTTAAGATGGGATGAATTTATTGTTACCGGTGATCCATTAATTCTTGGTGCACAAATATCAATTGTCCTTGTGTCGATTGCGCTCGTTTTCGGGTTAACCTATTTTAAAAAATGGGGTTGGCTATGGCGTGATTGGATCACAAGTGTTGATCATAAGAAAATTGGTATTATGTATATCATTGCTGCGTTATTGATGCTCTTCCGGGGTGGGGTAGATGCGCTCTTAATGCGAATACAGCTCGCCGCTCCAGAAATGGAATTCTTAAGCGCACAACATTACAACGAGATATTTACAACGCACGGAACGATTATGATTATCTTTATGGCCATGCCTTTTCTTATTGGTTTAATGAACGTTGTCGTTCCATTGCAAATAGGTGCTCGTGACGTTGCCTTTCCATTTTTGAACAACCTTAGCTTTTGGACATTTTTCGTTGGAGCGATGCTCTTTAACATTTCCTTCGTTGTTGGTGGTTCGCCTTCAGCGGGCTGGACGAGTTACGTACCGATGGCAGGAAACGAGCTAAGTCCAGGACCTGGGCAAAACTATTACTTGCTCGGCTTGCAAATTTCCGGTATTGGTACTTTGTTAACGGGAATAAACTTTATCGTTACAATATTAAAGATGAGAACAAAGGGTATGACTTTGTTCAGAATGCCAATGTTTACTTGGACGACATTAATTACATCTTTAATTATCACTTTTGCCTTTCCGGTATTGACGGTGTCGCTTGCATTAATGACGTTTGACCGTCTCTTTGGAACACATTTCTTTACACTCGCTGATGGTGGAATGCCTATGCTTTGGGCAAACTTGTTCTGGATTTGGGGACACCCTGAAGTTTATATCGTTATTCTACCTGCGTTCGGTATTTTTTCAGAAATCATTACGACCTTTGCGAGAAAAACATTGTTTGGTTATAAGGCCATGGTTGGCTCCGTTGTTATTATTTCCTGCTTAAGCTTCCTTGTCTGGGTTCATCATTTCTATACAATGGGCTCAGGAGCTGCAGTTAACTCGTTCTTTTCGATTACGACAATGATGATTTCGATCCCAACTGGGGTTAAAATCTTTAACTGGCTGTTTACAATGTATAAGGGACGAATTAGCTTTAAACAGCCGATGCTTTGGTCGATTGCTTTTATTCCAAACTTTGTTATTGGTGGTGTCACAGGCGTTATGCTTGCGATGGCCGCAGCAGACTACCAATATCACAATACGTATTTTCTCGTTTCCCACTTCCACTACGTATTAATTGCCGGTACTGTATTTGCGTGTTTCGCAGGTTTGGTCTTCTGGTATCCAAAAATGTTTGGTCATAAGCTTAATGAGAAAATCGGTCAATGGGCATTCTGGCTATTTATGATCGGATTTAACGTCTGTTTCTTCCCGCAATACTTCCTAGGTTTAGATGGAATGCCGCGCCGGACGTTTTCATACTTGCCGGAAGAGGGTTGGTTCAGTCTTAACTTTATCTCAACAGTTGGTGCGTTTGTGATGGGGCTTGGCTTCCTCATATTCGTTTACAATGTCTATTATAGCTTCCGTCATTCTGCACGTGAGACATCAGGCGACTGCTGGGGCAGTGGAAGAACGCTCGAATGGGCGACATCTTCAGCGATTCCACCATTCTACAATTTTGCTGTGTTACCAGAGGTACGTACGATTGATCCATATTGGCACATGAAGGAAGATGGTCAGGAAAGTCAGAAAGAAGAAGACTATAAGCCCATTCATATGCCAAGTAATACAGGTCTTGGGTTTATCATGTCTGTATTCTTAGGCATCTCAGGCTTCGGACTTGTTTTCGAATGGTATTGGATTGGCTTGGTCGGTGTCATTCTCACATTCGCTTGTATGATTTATCGGTCTTTCCAGCAAGACGATGGGTATTATGTACCTGTGGAGAAAATTAAAGAAACCGAGCGACACGCATCGGTCTAA